From Methanobacterium bryantii, a single genomic window includes:
- a CDS encoding DUF4013 domain-containing protein, which translates to MKFPFSNVGRAVGLLLLFLGSILIIPIILALGYIFRIIEHTINGSNELPPLGEWGNMFVDGIKYLVATAIYLIVPNILTFVLFKGMLASIYAGDSQISLLLVSVVGLIFVLPFDLVYIMALGNMVHEDRFEAAFDFSKIFELIGKMGWPKYALYIIVFAIIGFILGIISNLGTFMHISFGLGWAAGILISLLVQVYLVMYQGRYIGLICRKGNLMAKGDGEVEGNFEVEENKGTEAG; encoded by the coding sequence TTGAAATTTCCTTTTTCTAACGTAGGGAGAGCAGTAGGATTACTTCTTCTTTTTTTAGGCAGTATTCTTATTATTCCTATAATCCTGGCTTTAGGATATATCTTTAGAATAATAGAGCACACCATCAATGGTTCTAATGAACTTCCGCCGCTTGGTGAATGGGGGAATATGTTCGTGGATGGTATAAAATATTTAGTAGCGACTGCAATCTACCTTATAGTTCCTAATATCTTGACATTTGTACTATTCAAGGGAATGCTAGCCTCAATTTATGCTGGAGATTCCCAAATTAGCCTGCTACTGGTAAGCGTTGTTGGGCTGATATTTGTTTTACCATTTGATTTAGTATACATTATGGCTTTAGGTAATATGGTCCATGAAGATAGATTTGAGGCGGCATTTGATTTCAGTAAAATATTTGAGTTAATTGGAAAAATGGGGTGGCCAAAATATGCCTTATATATCATCGTATTTGCTATAATTGGGTTTATATTGGGCATAATATCCAATTTAGGCACATTCATGCACATTTCCTTTGGATTAGGATGGGCTGCAGGTATACTTATTTCTTTATTAGTTCAAGTTTATCTGGTTATGTACCAAGGCAGATATATTGGGCTTATATGCCGTAAAGGGAACCTTATGGCAAAAGGTGACGGAGAAGTTGAAGGCAACTTTGAAGTTGAGGAAAATAAGGGCACTGAAGCAGGTTAA
- a CDS encoding Rieske (2Fe-2S) protein, translating into MSFVEVAKMDEVPEGSMKHVEEGDTEILLVNVEGKIYAVSDRCGHMNARLSMGRLQGTTVICPLHASQFDVTTGKNIKEPVLTSIPGEEKVPALKKYSERLEKIIAPVKTYDLPTFQVKIEGENILVNIH; encoded by the coding sequence ATTAGTTTTGTTGAAGTTGCTAAAATGGATGAAGTACCTGAAGGAAGCATGAAACATGTTGAGGAAGGGGATACTGAAATTCTTTTAGTAAATGTTGAGGGAAAAATTTATGCTGTAAGCGACAGGTGTGGCCATATGAATGCGAGGCTTTCCATGGGTAGACTGCAGGGGACTACTGTCATATGTCCATTGCATGCGTCTCAATTTGACGTTACCACTGGAAAGAATATTAAAGAGCCCGTCCTTACATCAATTCCTGGAGAGGAAAAAGTTCCGGCACTCAAGAAATATTCAGAACGTCTGGAAAAAATTATTGCACCTGTAAAAACTTATGATCTACCTACCTTCCAGGTAAAAATTGAGGGTGAGAATATACTGGTTAATATTCACTGA
- a CDS encoding FAD-dependent oxidoreductase — MSDGIPGKAKSFWIDSTPETNFSKLENGLKIDVAVLGGGIAGLTTAIMLKEAGKSVAVIEARRIVEDITATTTAKISAHAFFYSTMLDNLGKEKTQMFAEANLKAVESVSNLVSKYGIDCDFHRTPCYIYTEAEEEGGIYKSEAEVAHELGLPVSYVENISFAPNAKAGVVYQNQAEFHPRKYLLGLSKEIAGEGSYIFENTRVLKIKEGTPYEIETNNGSIKADNVVMATHFPIYDPDNLYTQLKITRSYIMAYYARKTLPDGMYVCLNPFHTYRSIPTDRGKMIMIAGEHQIVGTPIDTRKCYNRLEEYAEDNWEIESIEYHWSNQDNAAPDGLPIIGETSKPGVYVATAFGGWGMTHATTAAYLITDLITGKENHLVELFDPLRFKNSKPVVSSDDEKLEISRKFQKNEILWPSNSGVLDLSRDEARVMGKGKEKFSIYLDEKGHMHRLQAVCNHRGCTLVWNTAEKTWDCPCHGSRYNYYGRVIHGPALVDLKKYPENR, encoded by the coding sequence ATGTCAGATGGAATACCTGGAAAAGCAAAAAGCTTCTGGATAGATAGTACTCCTGAGACTAATTTTTCCAAACTGGAAAATGGACTTAAAATAGATGTCGCTGTACTTGGCGGGGGTATAGCGGGCCTTACAACTGCAATAATGCTTAAAGAGGCAGGTAAATCAGTTGCAGTAATTGAAGCGAGGCGTATAGTGGAAGATATAACTGCCACCACTACTGCAAAGATCAGTGCACACGCATTTTTTTACAGCACGATGCTGGATAATTTAGGCAAAGAAAAGACCCAAATGTTTGCTGAAGCTAATTTAAAAGCTGTAGAATCTGTTTCTAATTTAGTATCTAAATATGGTATAGATTGTGATTTCCACAGGACTCCTTGTTATATTTACACGGAAGCTGAAGAGGAGGGAGGTATATATAAATCTGAAGCAGAAGTAGCGCATGAGCTTGGACTTCCAGTATCATATGTTGAAAATATTTCTTTCGCGCCCAATGCAAAAGCAGGCGTAGTCTACCAAAACCAGGCAGAATTTCATCCACGTAAATATCTTCTTGGGCTGTCAAAAGAAATAGCAGGCGAAGGAAGTTACATATTTGAAAATACAAGAGTTCTTAAGATAAAAGAAGGGACTCCTTATGAAATTGAAACTAATAACGGCTCCATTAAAGCAGATAATGTTGTAATGGCCACTCATTTCCCGATATATGATCCAGATAATCTTTACACTCAGTTAAAAATAACAAGGTCATATATAATGGCATATTATGCTAGAAAAACATTACCTGATGGGATGTACGTGTGTCTCAACCCGTTTCACACATATCGATCAATTCCAACTGATAGAGGTAAAATGATTATGATTGCAGGTGAACACCAAATTGTTGGGACTCCTATTGATACCAGAAAGTGTTATAATCGGTTAGAAGAATATGCGGAGGATAATTGGGAAATTGAATCGATTGAATATCACTGGTCTAATCAGGATAATGCCGCTCCTGACGGACTGCCTATTATTGGAGAAACTTCTAAGCCTGGAGTTTATGTTGCAACTGCTTTTGGAGGTTGGGGAATGACTCACGCTACGACTGCGGCTTACTTAATTACAGATCTTATAACTGGCAAAGAAAATCATTTAGTAGAGTTATTTGATCCATTACGATTTAAAAATTCAAAACCAGTTGTATCTTCTGATGATGAAAAATTAGAAATCTCCAGGAAGTTCCAGAAAAATGAAATACTATGGCCATCAAACAGTGGAGTCCTTGATTTATCCAGGGATGAGGCTCGTGTGATGGGCAAAGGGAAAGAGAAATTTTCGATATATCTCGATGAAAAAGGGCATATGCATCGTTTACAGGCAGTTTGTAACCATAGGGGATGCACTCTAGTTTGGAACACCGCAGAAAAAACATGGGACTGCCCATGTCACGGGTCCCGTTATAATTACTATGGGCGGGTTATACATGGCCCGGCATTGGTAGACCTTAAAAAATATCCGGAAAATAGATAA
- a CDS encoding YbhB/YbcL family Raf kinase inhibitor-like protein, translating to MALNLGDLHIRSPAFGSLERIPERYVYDGDNISPPVDWSGAPPDTKEFALICHDPDAPLPYGFTHWVVYGIPADIAGIGEGEGKKAFTEGTTGYGEQGWGGPAPPPGHGPHHYYFWLYALDTVLNLKPGLTREQLLDAIADHVTVQARLVGIYEL from the coding sequence ATGGCATTGAATTTAGGAGATCTCCACATTAGAAGTCCTGCTTTTGGTTCCCTGGAGCGTATTCCAGAACGTTATGTATATGATGGGGATAATATTTCTCCTCCAGTAGACTGGAGCGGTGCTCCACCAGACACAAAAGAATTTGCATTAATTTGCCATGATCCAGATGCTCCACTTCCTTATGGATTTACCCATTGGGTTGTATATGGTATACCTGCAGATATCGCAGGTATTGGTGAAGGTGAAGGAAAAAAGGCCTTCACAGAAGGCACCACGGGATATGGGGAACAGGGGTGGGGAGGTCCAGCTCCGCCTCCAGGACACGGACCCCATCATTATTACTTCTGGTTATATGCTCTTGACACGGTTCTTAACTTAAAACCGGGATTAACTCGTGAACAGCTGTTAGATGCTATCGCTGACCATGTCACTGTACAGGCTCGCCTCGTTGGAATTTACGAGTTGTAA